The genomic segment CCGCCCACGTCCTCGACGGAATCAAAAAAAGAAATAAAAAATGTGAGGTTCTGTTTGACGGATTTTCCCTTGATGTCCCTGCTTTTTATCTTGAGCGAACCGTTGAGGCGGACAAAATACAGACTGTCCTTTTTGACGGGACATCACGGGATATCCCTTGTTATGTGCTCGATAGCCCGATTGAGAAGGACGAATTCGAGGCTGCTGCACTCAAGGAGTACTTCCGAGGAGAGGACGATTCAAGGTCGGGAAGAACGCTCTTCACTCCAAAGGGGCTCATATCCCTTTATGCTGTTTGTGCCGATGGAGAAACCGGTATGAGCGATGTCATACCTGACAAAAAGATGGGGCCTCGTGTCTGGAAAATTCTTCTAAGGATATTTGAAGATTTTCTGTGCGCACGCCGACATGATGCGTTGCGCTTGGAATTTCTGCGCCGTATGGAGGAGCGTCGCCTCATGGCAGAGTTGGGGGTGGAGACGGAAGAAATTCTGGATCGAGCCCCCCTTTACGCTTATAACGGTGATCAAAACGGTTATTATGATCCCGATGGGCGGAAATTGAGGGAACTGAAGCATAAGAGGAATAACCCAGGTTTACGCAAAAACATTGATGATTCCAGTCGGTGGCGGAATATCGATCGTGCCTTTACCCAAATGATTCTCAACTACTGGAATATCCCCGAGGGCGCGTCCAGGGACGCTTGGCCGCAGTACGTTTGGGAGAAGGAACGGAAAATGCGGTCCATGGAGGGGGATGCCTTGAGCAGCCCTACGCATCTGCTGTTTCTCGTCGAGACCGGGGCGCTCCTCCGGTCCTTCGCACCGGAGGAGGCGTATCGCTGCATGAGCCTGGCCTGGGTGCGCCAGTGCCAGGCGCACCGGGAGCTCTCCGCCCGCATCGTGGAGATCCTGCGCCGTTCCGGCCTCCGAGAAGACTACGCGCGGGCCGTCAGAAAATGGGGGGGAAGGGGACTTCTTCACACCCCCTTCCCTGCAACCCGTCTCGGTGTTTTTATCAACCCAGGCGAAGTCTTTGACGAGCTCTTCAATGAAACGTATAAATTTCGGTCTCAAGTCGATTTTTGAATAACGAAGAAAAAAGAAGGGAGATGGAGTGACGAGGAAGATTCTGAGAGGTATGTGGGCGTGGCTTTTGTCTGTGTTCTGTTGGTCCCTGGAGGAGGCGATAAGGCCTGGGGGGCCACCGTGAGCTTGGAGCAGGCCCGCCTGCTTGCGGAGAACTGGCTGGCCGCCACGACCCCCTACGGGCAGGGCATGGTCTACTACAGCGGCTTTCCCGTTCCGAGCACTTCGTCGTCCGCGTCCTTGTCTCTGAGGCAGGAGAACCATACGCCTTCCGCGGAACGTGCGCTGGTGGACTGGTTTCTGTCCAAGCCGATCGCGAACGTGGGGCGCATGTCGACCATGCGGAGCGCGGGCATCTCCAACGCGAAGATCGTGGGGCGGTCGGACGGCACGGTGTCGCGCGCAAAGGGCTTTGGCCTGCTGGTGGAGCTTCCTGCAAGCGAGGACGTGATGGTGGCCGCCCAGATGTCGCGGCTGGGTATGAAGGGCGCTGGCGCCGTCTTGGAGGATGCGGCGTCACGCCGGTGGACGGCGTCGCTTCTGGCGCTGGACGGCCGTCTGTACGACGTGCGAACGACGAGCGGGGACGTGCTTTCCGTGACGGGCTTGCGCGTGGAGCCGGACTCCGCGGACCTGAGGGTGGGGGAGAGAGTGAGCCTGAAGGCCATCCTGAGCCCGTCGAACGCCACGGACAAGCGCGTGAGCTGGTCCGTCTCCAAACCGTCGGTCGTCTCGACGGACGCCTCCGGGAACGTTCTGGCCTTGGCCGAGGGAACCACGCGGGTCCGGGCGACGGCCGCGGACGGCGTCCATTCCGCGGACTGCACGATCCGTGTAACCCGTCCGGCGGTGCTTCCCACGGCCCTTGCACTGACGCCGCAGACCCTGCTGCTGACCGTCGGGGGGAGCGCCGCGCTTGCCATCTCCTTCACCCCGCCCGAGACCACGGAAAGGGCTGTGACGTGGAGCACGTCGAATCCTGCCGTCGCCACGGTGTTGGGCGGGAGCGTCCAGGCCGTTGGAGTTGGGACGGCGCGGATCACGGCGGTCTCCGTAGTGGATGCGGAGGTGTGGGCCGTCTGCTTCGGCCCCGGGACGGAGGCGACGCACTATTACGAGCGGACGCACCGCGACGCGGTCGATGCGTCTATCCACCTTCTGGCCGCCTATCTCCAGTCGGAGATAGCTTAGCCGGGGGCCGCGGCGGCCCTGTTCCGAATCGAATCCAAGCCAAAAAATTTTTCTCGGGACCGATTTTATTCATTGACAATATATATATATATATATATAATTTTAAATAAGTTTTTCATCACAAACAGTAAGGGGTGGTTATCGTGAAAGGCAGGAAGTTTCGTTTCGGCGCTCTTCTTTTTGTTTTTCTCCTCGCCCTGGTGGCCTTGGGAGGGTGCGGCGGGTCCTCCCACAACACTCCGGAGCCCAATCCCAGCCCTAATCCTCAGCCCGTAGGGGTTTTGGAGGCTTGGACGGGGACATGGAAGAGTTTTTACGGCTCCGTGAGCGATCCGTCGATGATTTCCGTCTATACCGAGGTCCAGAAATATTATCAGGAGCAATACTCGGTGAAGGGGATCGGATCCCTTTTTGAGACGATGCTCCGTACCGGCTTCGACGGCCTGAAGGTGGAGGGAAGTACCGTTACCTACCTGGACGATAAGGGCGTTGCCCAGGGGTCGGTGACTTACGTCCCCAGGGGGACCCAACCTTCAGGGGTGAAGGAGGACGGCAAGGACGTCCTGTGGTATCTGTTTGAGGCGTCGTCGGTCTCGGACAAGACCGGAAAATATAAGTACCTCGTTCTCCAGGAACCTGTCAAAAAGGCCGACGAGCCCCTGCGCATCTCTATGTATTATGGCGATAAAGGTTTTGACGCGATCTTTGCTGAGCTCAAGAACGGAAGTCTGTGGGGGCCGGCGATTCGCCCAGAAAACGTGCCCGTTGCACCGTATGCCGAGCAATTGAAGAAGAACGCAGCAGACTTCAAGGGATGGTTCCCCGCTCCCTTTGCGCTTGGGAAGTGGGAGGGCGAATGGGTCAACGTCGTCGGCTTTCTGGATGATCCCCTGATGAAGCCCGTCTACGAAGCGGTGTCGAAGGAGACTAAGAAAAAGGGGAAGAATTATATGCCGGAGGACGTAAAAGCCTTCTACAAAAATATGCTGGCTTCCGACCTCCAGAGTGGGACAATAGAGGGCAACAAAGTTACTATCTTTGATAGTAAAGCTCGCGTCAAGGTGTCCGGGTCCTATGTCTTCGATGGTATTAAGCTTGGGAAGTTCAAGTTTGGTGATGAAGTATTTCCCATGCGCTGGCGCGTCTTCAAGACCGATGCCGATAATGCCTATAAGTATCTTCTCCTGATGCCATCAGAATCGGAGGATGACGGCTTTACCTACTTCCATATGCGTTATGGGTCCGAGATCGAGGATAGATTTTTGAATGATCCCGATTATAAGTGGTTCCCTGTACTCTGCGAGCCGACAAAGGCAGCTGAGAGATATGCGAAAAAAGAGCTGAAGGAGGCAGAAGAGACGGTCGATATATTGCCCGACCTGCCCTAGCCTCCCTGCATCGAGGGCCGGGGCCTCATCGGAGCGGGTCGCCTGCTAAGCAGACAACCGCCTTCCGTGAGGCGCTAACCCCGCGGGGCGTATTGCTTGTTTACGTCTAGGCGAAGCCCCGTGGCTTCGCCTAGACGCAGTGAGGCGCTACAGTTTTTTCTATAAGTGGTCGCTTCCTTAAGTTACAGGACCGCCGGCAGCGCCGGCGGTCCTGGTT from the uncultured Fretibacterium sp. genome contains:
- a CDS encoding ZinT/AdcA family metal-binding protein, translating into MALGGCGGSSHNTPEPNPSPNPQPVGVLEAWTGTWKSFYGSVSDPSMISVYTEVQKYYQEQYSVKGIGSLFETMLRTGFDGLKVEGSTVTYLDDKGVAQGSVTYVPRGTQPSGVKEDGKDVLWYLFEASSVSDKTGKYKYLVLQEPVKKADEPLRISMYYGDKGFDAIFAELKNGSLWGPAIRPENVPVAPYAEQLKKNAADFKGWFPAPFALGKWEGEWVNVVGFLDDPLMKPVYEAVSKETKKKGKNYMPEDVKAFYKNMLASDLQSGTIEGNKVTIFDSKARVKVSGSYVFDGIKLGKFKFGDEVFPMRWRVFKTDADNAYKYLLLMPSESEDDGFTYFHMRYGSEIEDRFLNDPDYKWFPVLCEPTKAAERYAKKELKEAEETVDILPDLP
- a CDS encoding Ig-like domain-containing protein, with the protein product MSLEQARLLAENWLAATTPYGQGMVYYSGFPVPSTSSSASLSLRQENHTPSAERALVDWFLSKPIANVGRMSTMRSAGISNAKIVGRSDGTVSRAKGFGLLVELPASEDVMVAAQMSRLGMKGAGAVLEDAASRRWTASLLALDGRLYDVRTTSGDVLSVTGLRVEPDSADLRVGERVSLKAILSPSNATDKRVSWSVSKPSVVSTDASGNVLALAEGTTRVRATAADGVHSADCTIRVTRPAVLPTALALTPQTLLLTVGGSAALAISFTPPETTERAVTWSTSNPAVATVLGGSVQAVGVGTARITAVSVVDAEVWAVCFGPGTEATHYYERTHRDAVDASIHLLAAYLQSEIA